A region from the Pseudomonas sp. KU26590 genome encodes:
- a CDS encoding pyruvate kinase: protein MTPLKASVAPVDDVTHQAALKTLLFLRGKVQVAAEQAAHLIHLHDDYRDSAVNLLGYLALRRHDIRPLQTQLAELGLSSLGRCERNVAESVNRVIEVLQQLTGNAESPYAWPQSGNTAGASSHTTSLQDHGNALFGDAPRDRAVRIMVTMPTEAAEDYAMVEGMLATGMNGQRINCAHDGPEVWSKMIEHLRKATDTLGQPCQVVMDLAGPKLRTGPVKDCTPVLKIKPVRDELGRVVSPGRLYLGSGVCSGGGWLQLPGDWLKRLAVDDVLQLQDARDSKRRMRVSRVDDSGCWVELEKTAYFVPGTLLELKDAKGRTPQARVMAVPARSGAIKLAEGDSLLLIHGDEEGQPAVTDEEGEVITPARISCNSAAVFRAAAGDPIWFDDGKMGGVVTSVSQGTLQITLQHAPDGAKLKADKGINLPSTDLGLSALTDDDLRALEFAATHADIVEVSFVNSADDVRAVIAELRRLDALHLGVVLKIETRSGFENLPELLIAGMAMPRLGVMIARGDLAVETGFERTAELQEELLCLCEAAHVPVVWATQVLETLAKTGAPTRAEITDAAMGIRAECVMLNKGPYILKAISTLDDLLKRMRDHHDKKRDMMRKLSVASFPEHAH, encoded by the coding sequence ATGACTCCGTTGAAAGCCTCCGTTGCACCCGTCGATGACGTTACGCATCAGGCGGCGCTGAAAACGCTGCTGTTCCTGCGGGGCAAGGTCCAGGTGGCCGCCGAGCAGGCCGCGCACCTCATCCACCTCCATGACGATTACCGCGACAGTGCGGTAAATCTGTTGGGCTATCTCGCGCTGCGCAGGCACGACATCCGTCCGCTGCAAACGCAGCTGGCCGAGCTGGGCCTGTCTTCACTGGGACGCTGCGAACGCAACGTCGCCGAGTCCGTCAACCGTGTCATTGAAGTGCTCCAGCAACTCACCGGCAACGCTGAATCCCCGTACGCCTGGCCCCAATCAGGCAACACAGCCGGTGCGTCCAGTCACACGACCTCGCTGCAAGACCACGGCAACGCGTTGTTCGGCGACGCGCCCCGCGACAGGGCGGTGCGCATCATGGTCACCATGCCGACCGAAGCCGCCGAGGATTACGCCATGGTCGAGGGCATGCTGGCGACGGGGATGAATGGCCAGCGCATCAACTGCGCCCATGATGGCCCCGAAGTCTGGTCGAAGATGATCGAGCACCTGCGCAAGGCCACGGACACACTCGGCCAACCCTGCCAGGTGGTGATGGACCTGGCAGGCCCCAAGTTGCGTACCGGTCCGGTCAAAGACTGCACCCCGGTGCTGAAAATCAAGCCTGTGCGCGACGAGCTTGGCAGAGTGGTCTCGCCCGGCCGTCTGTATCTGGGTTCTGGCGTGTGCAGTGGCGGTGGCTGGCTGCAACTGCCGGGGGACTGGCTGAAAAGGCTTGCGGTGGACGATGTCCTGCAGCTTCAGGATGCCCGTGATTCGAAACGCCGGATGCGCGTCTCACGGGTCGACGATTCAGGCTGCTGGGTCGAGCTGGAAAAGACCGCTTACTTCGTTCCGGGCACCCTGCTCGAACTCAAGGACGCCAAAGGCCGCACGCCGCAAGCCAGGGTCATGGCCGTGCCCGCCAGGTCCGGCGCCATCAAGCTTGCAGAAGGTGACTCACTGCTGCTGATCCACGGCGATGAAGAGGGCCAGCCCGCTGTGACGGACGAGGAGGGCGAGGTCATCACGCCTGCGCGCATCAGCTGCAACTCGGCCGCGGTGTTCAGGGCGGCGGCGGGCGATCCCATCTGGTTTGACGACGGCAAGATGGGCGGCGTGGTGACGTCGGTTTCACAGGGCACGCTGCAGATCACCCTCCAGCATGCACCCGACGGCGCAAAGCTCAAGGCGGACAAAGGCATCAACCTGCCGTCCACCGATCTGGGCTTGAGCGCGCTGACCGATGACGACCTGCGCGCCCTCGAATTTGCTGCCACCCACGCGGACATCGTCGAGGTCTCGTTTGTGAACAGCGCTGACGATGTCAGGGCGGTGATCGCCGAGCTCAGGCGCCTGGACGCGCTGCACCTGGGCGTGGTGCTGAAGATCGAAACCCGCAGCGGCTTCGAAAACCTGCCCGAGTTGTTGATCGCCGGCATGGCCATGCCCAGGCTGGGTGTGATGATCGCCCGAGGGGATCTGGCCGTGGAGACGGGCTTTGAGCGCACCGCCGAGCTGCAGGAAGAGCTGTTGTGCCTGTGCGAGGCGGCCCATGTGCCGGTGGTCTGGGCCACCCAGGTGCTGGAAACACTCGCCAAAACGGGCGCGCCCACCCGGGCGGAAATCACCGATGCAGCGATGGGCATTCGCGCCGAATGCGTCATGCTCAACAAGGGCCCGTACATCCTCAAAGCGATCAGCACCCTGGACGATCTGCTCAAGCGCATGCGCGACCACCATGACAAGAAGCGCGACATGATGAGAAAGCTCAGCGTGGCGTCGTTTCCGGAACACGCTCACTAG
- a CDS encoding rhamnogalacturonan lyase B N-terminal domain-containing protein: MTESKRQSVHRRVGRLFLCACLWLIGLPAFADENTFGFSRDGSRIVVKTGADLVFSIDTRNGDLVSMQFRGDELQTTERKGSQLASGLGTAQVDVETRGDSIVVSARSGDLIQYYIARKGRDAIYLATYAPTLPPAGELRFVTRLNVSRLPKADHGTDSNVGQVIEGKDVFLLPDGRTSSKFYSARPAKDDALHGVHGPGVAVYMLMGNRELSSGGPLFKDIATQKTAVTHELYSYMYSNHTQTEPYRGGLHGVYGLLFTDGGPPSDALMNLRFVDDSLGLKGFLSNAGRGAVTGHIAGVAAGMPAVVGLSNGSAQYWASVGDDQNFKLNGIIPGHYRTVLYQKELEVARGTVDVTANATARVVLEAQPLPGQVMWQIGAPDGTPVGFRNADLLASEHPSDSRMAPWSSGTYIVGASAPSDLPAAQWRDVNTPTRIEFVLGPNALHDYRLRLFVTLSQAGARPTISVNHVWDAPVPPPPDQPDSRGITRGTYRGNNTLYETTVPGTALHAGANVIEIGVASGKAGTGFLSPGFVFDSVQWVAP; the protein is encoded by the coding sequence ATGACTGAATCGAAGCGCCAGTCTGTGCACCGTCGCGTTGGCAGGCTGTTTCTGTGTGCCTGCTTGTGGCTCATTGGCCTGCCTGCTTTTGCTGACGAGAACACGTTCGGGTTCAGCCGTGACGGATCCCGGATCGTCGTGAAGACCGGCGCCGACCTTGTTTTCAGCATCGACACGCGAAACGGTGACCTGGTGTCGATGCAGTTCCGGGGGGACGAGCTGCAAACCACTGAGCGCAAAGGCTCGCAGCTCGCCTCCGGCCTGGGGACAGCTCAGGTTGACGTTGAAACCCGGGGCGACAGCATTGTCGTCAGCGCACGGTCGGGTGACCTGATCCAGTACTACATCGCGCGCAAGGGGCGCGATGCGATCTACCTGGCAACCTATGCCCCGACCCTGCCACCGGCAGGCGAGCTGCGCTTCGTCACTCGACTGAACGTCAGCAGACTGCCCAAAGCCGATCACGGTACGGACTCCAACGTTGGGCAGGTGATCGAAGGCAAGGATGTGTTTCTGCTCCCTGACGGGCGGACCAGTTCCAAGTTCTACTCGGCCCGGCCCGCGAAGGACGATGCACTGCACGGGGTTCACGGCCCCGGCGTCGCGGTCTACATGCTGATGGGCAATCGAGAGCTCAGTTCAGGAGGGCCATTGTTCAAAGACATCGCCACCCAGAAAACAGCAGTCACCCACGAGCTCTATAGCTACATGTACTCGAACCACACCCAGACCGAACCCTATCGGGGCGGTTTGCATGGGGTGTACGGGCTGTTATTTACCGACGGCGGGCCTCCGTCCGACGCGTTGATGAATCTCAGATTTGTGGATGATTCCCTCGGACTCAAAGGCTTTTTGAGCAACGCTGGCCGAGGCGCCGTCACAGGCCACATCGCCGGGGTGGCGGCTGGCATGCCCGCCGTCGTGGGGCTGAGCAACGGCAGCGCGCAGTACTGGGCAAGCGTCGGCGACGATCAGAACTTCAAGCTGAACGGGATCATCCCCGGCCACTACCGGACCGTGCTTTACCAAAAGGAGCTTGAGGTTGCGCGAGGCACTGTCGATGTGACCGCGAACGCAACTGCCCGGGTGGTGCTTGAGGCGCAGCCACTGCCAGGCCAGGTGATGTGGCAGATCGGCGCGCCTGATGGCACGCCAGTTGGCTTTCGTAACGCCGACCTCCTGGCGTCCGAGCATCCGTCGGATTCACGGATGGCCCCGTGGTCTAGCGGGACGTACATCGTCGGAGCCAGTGCGCCAAGCGACCTCCCTGCAGCGCAGTGGCGAGACGTTAACACGCCCACCCGGATTGAATTTGTCCTGGGCCCGAACGCGTTGCACGACTATCGACTGCGTCTGTTCGTGACGTTGTCCCAGGCAGGCGCCCGGCCGACCATCAGCGTCAACCATGTGTGGGATGCACCGGTGCCGCCACCACCCGATCAGCCTGACAGTCGCGGCATCACCCGCGGGACTTATCGTGGCAACAACACGCTGTACGAAACGACGGTGCCCGGCACCGCGTTGCACGCCGGCGCGAATGTGATCGAAATAGGCGTCGCTTCCGGCAAGGCGGGCACAGGCTTTTTGAGCCCCGGATTTGTGTTCGACAGCGTGCAATGGGTGGCTCCGTAA
- a CDS encoding right-handed parallel beta-helix repeat-containing protein, which translates to MTHRANATWADRAVNVHAVAAVALGLLLSLYQVAQAADLPDGFAQGVTGGGAVAAVHPRTPDELKSALCSSFDRKGQCTDVTPRVIVLDHVFDFRGSVSVNGSSTTTETGCMVTACPKGGGQWAINGANSFCATRPPAQVTYDNAGLQRLKVGSNKTIIGSGDRAGIQGMGLLIGGGAHNVIVRNLTLSDINPRVVWAGDALTIDDADGVWIDHNTFARIGRQMVVTGWGSASHVTLSNNEFDGRTNYSSTCDGHHYWVWLFLGHHDTLTIARNYIHDTSGRAPHAGGMGNADITAQLVNNVFAHLSREGAIMSRTDSSHLLVEGNRFEDVTHPLFNDIKQPGTAFAPFAPLSEGTTSLCTKVIGRACVANDARASGDDYRPQDLAALKAFEPYRQYLITPLSSDAAMAQVPAQAGAGKIHPHD; encoded by the coding sequence ATGACGCACAGGGCAAATGCGACTTGGGCCGATCGCGCGGTTAACGTCCATGCGGTGGCAGCCGTCGCGCTGGGGCTTCTCCTGTCGTTGTACCAGGTGGCGCAAGCCGCCGACCTGCCGGACGGCTTCGCTCAAGGCGTGACAGGCGGTGGCGCAGTCGCCGCTGTACATCCGCGCACGCCGGATGAGTTGAAGAGCGCCCTGTGCAGCAGCTTCGACAGAAAGGGTCAGTGCACCGACGTCACGCCCCGAGTCATCGTGCTTGACCACGTTTTCGATTTCCGAGGCTCCGTCTCAGTCAACGGCAGCAGCACGACGACCGAAACCGGGTGCATGGTAACCGCGTGCCCTAAAGGCGGCGGGCAGTGGGCAATAAACGGCGCCAACAGTTTTTGCGCGACAAGGCCGCCGGCACAGGTCACCTATGACAACGCCGGGTTGCAGCGTCTGAAGGTCGGATCGAACAAGACGATCATCGGCAGCGGCGATCGAGCGGGAATTCAGGGGATGGGCCTGCTCATCGGAGGCGGCGCCCACAACGTGATCGTCCGTAATCTGACCCTGTCGGACATCAACCCCCGGGTGGTCTGGGCCGGGGATGCCCTGACAATCGACGATGCCGACGGGGTCTGGATCGACCACAACACCTTTGCGCGCATCGGGCGGCAAATGGTCGTGACGGGATGGGGCTCGGCCTCCCACGTCACGCTGTCCAACAACGAATTCGACGGTCGCACCAACTACTCGTCGACCTGCGACGGTCATCACTACTGGGTCTGGCTGTTTCTGGGCCATCACGACACGCTGACAATCGCGCGCAATTACATCCACGACACCTCCGGGCGCGCACCCCACGCCGGGGGCATGGGCAACGCGGACATCACCGCGCAGCTGGTCAACAACGTGTTTGCCCACCTGAGCCGCGAGGGGGCCATCATGTCGCGGACCGACTCATCGCACCTGCTGGTCGAAGGCAACCGCTTCGAAGACGTCACCCACCCGTTGTTCAACGATATCAAACAACCCGGTACCGCCTTTGCGCCCTTCGCGCCGCTTTCAGAGGGCACGACAAGCCTCTGCACTAAGGTCATCGGCAGGGCCTGCGTCGCCAACGACGCCCGTGCCAGCGGTGACGATTACCGGCCTCAGGATCTCGCCGCCCTCAAGGCCTTCGAACCCTACCGTCAGTACTTGATCACGCCGCTGTCGTCGGACGCCGCTATGGCCCAAGTGCCCGCTCAAGCCGGCGCGGGGAAGATTCATCCCCATGACTGA
- the cynS gene encoding cyanase → MTQSHAYNDPSLALTAEVLDAKQRKHLSFQDLTDGTGLSLAYVTAALLGQHPLPADAARVIGEKLELNDEAVARLQIIPLRGSLSGVPTDPTIYRFYEMIQIYGTTLKALVHEQFGDGIISAINFRLDMKKVEDPEGGHRAVITLDGKFLPLRPF, encoded by the coding sequence ATGACACAGTCCCATGCTTACAATGACCCCAGCCTCGCACTCACCGCCGAGGTCCTCGACGCCAAGCAGCGCAAGCACCTGTCCTTCCAGGACCTGACTGACGGCACCGGCCTGAGCCTGGCCTACGTCACCGCGGCCCTCCTCGGCCAGCACCCATTGCCGGCCGATGCGGCCAGGGTCATTGGCGAAAAGCTTGAGCTGAACGACGAGGCCGTTGCCCGTCTGCAGATCATCCCGCTGCGCGGCAGCCTCTCCGGCGTGCCAACCGACCCGACCATCTACCGCTTCTACGAAATGATCCAGATCTACGGCACCACCCTCAAAGCACTGGTCCACGAGCAATTCGGCGACGGCATCATCAGCGCGATCAACTTCAGGCTCGACATGAAGAAAGTGGAAGACCCTGAAGGCGGCCACCGTGCAGTCATCACCCTGGACGGCAAGTTCCTGCCGCTGCGTCCTTTTTAA
- a CDS encoding hybrid sensor histidine kinase/response regulator — protein sequence MAERAAGEVAEQAIEDAQIRYRLAVKATNDAIWDWDLKQNHVLWNDALERVYGHPPTAVEMTGDWWIAQIHPDDRQRIVTSIHHVIDGRQTGWSDEYRFRRVDGTYAQVLDRGHVIRDIQGNAVRMIGAMLDLTPIRDTEAALRQSEERFRTILETIEAAFAIVQVKFDANDYPVDYRFLEANPAFEREAGVNLRGKWVREFAPDLEQFWFDTYGRVAKTREPATFESYAKAFQRWFDVRAVPVGDPAECQIAIIFNDVTGRRDAEERLRQSEAIARANVERVQLALAAGAIFGTWHWDLPSDSFTVDEAFTRAFGLDPALGREGLTLEQVVETVHPEDRAGLMTAINEAIRRGGAYAHQYRVRRADGKYYWIEANGRVNFSEEGVPLSFPGVLIDVEERRSVEAQRDLATAALRTLNETLEQRVAERTAALMQTEEKLRQSQKMEAVGQLTGGLAHDFNNLLAGISGSLELLSARFAQGRLTDVDRYLTTAQGATKRAAALTHRLLAFSRRQTLDPRPTEINSLVEGMTELIQRTVGPSITVQTVGSQDSCVALVDASQLENALLNLCINSRDAMQDGGSITIETRHQVVGAAEAPLLEVAEGEYLTLSVTDTGTGMAANVVAKAFDPFFTTKPIGQGTGLGLSMIYGFAKQSGGQVRIASVVGQGTTLSIYLPRYHGNPGAHEAHILDAATQTAGIGESILVVDDEPTVRMLVTEVLSELGYSVMEAADSASGLKLLRSDMRVDMLVTDVGLPGGMNGRQMADAARELRPGLRTLFITGYAESAAIGANQLEPGMHVLTKPFAIETLAARVRELMQTAI from the coding sequence ATGGCTGAGCGCGCCGCCGGAGAGGTTGCCGAGCAGGCGATCGAAGACGCGCAGATCCGCTACCGCCTTGCTGTAAAAGCCACCAATGATGCGATCTGGGATTGGGACCTCAAGCAAAACCACGTCCTGTGGAACGACGCGCTGGAACGGGTCTACGGGCATCCCCCCACAGCGGTCGAGATGACCGGCGACTGGTGGATTGCTCAGATTCACCCCGATGACAGGCAGCGCATCGTCACCTCGATCCATCACGTGATAGACGGCAGGCAGACCGGCTGGAGTGACGAGTACCGGTTTCGCCGGGTGGACGGCACTTACGCTCAGGTCCTCGACCGAGGACACGTCATCCGCGACATTCAAGGCAACGCCGTGCGCATGATCGGCGCGATGCTCGATCTCACGCCGATTCGCGACACCGAGGCCGCACTGCGTCAAAGCGAGGAGCGTTTCAGGACCATTCTGGAAACGATTGAAGCCGCCTTCGCCATCGTGCAGGTCAAGTTCGATGCCAACGACTACCCGGTCGATTATCGCTTTCTTGAAGCGAACCCGGCCTTTGAACGTGAGGCGGGCGTCAACCTGCGGGGGAAATGGGTCAGGGAGTTTGCCCCGGATCTGGAGCAATTCTGGTTCGACACCTATGGACGGGTGGCCAAGACCCGCGAGCCGGCCACATTCGAAAGTTACGCCAAGGCCTTTCAGCGCTGGTTTGACGTGCGCGCCGTGCCCGTCGGCGATCCCGCCGAATGTCAGATTGCAATCATCTTCAACGACGTGACGGGCCGGCGGGATGCCGAGGAACGTCTGCGTCAGAGCGAAGCCATCGCCCGCGCGAACGTCGAACGTGTGCAGCTGGCCCTGGCGGCCGGGGCCATTTTCGGCACCTGGCACTGGGACTTGCCCAGCGACAGTTTCACCGTGGATGAAGCCTTCACCCGGGCCTTTGGCCTCGATCCGGCGCTGGGGCGGGAAGGACTTACCCTGGAACAGGTGGTGGAAACCGTCCATCCGGAAGACCGGGCGGGCCTGATGACGGCGATTAACGAAGCCATTCGTCGCGGGGGCGCCTACGCCCATCAATACCGGGTCCGTCGGGCGGACGGCAAATACTATTGGATCGAGGCGAACGGGCGCGTCAACTTCAGCGAGGAAGGTGTTCCCCTGAGTTTTCCCGGTGTCTTGATCGATGTGGAGGAGCGGCGTTCGGTCGAAGCCCAGCGCGACCTCGCCACCGCCGCCCTGCGTACCCTCAATGAGACCCTGGAACAGCGCGTGGCGGAGCGTACCGCGGCGTTGATGCAGACCGAGGAAAAGCTGCGCCAGTCGCAAAAGATGGAAGCCGTGGGTCAACTCACGGGCGGGCTTGCCCATGACTTCAATAATTTGCTCGCAGGCATCTCCGGTTCGCTGGAGTTGTTGAGTGCACGGTTTGCACAGGGCCGTCTGACAGATGTCGACCGGTACCTGACGACAGCACAAGGCGCCACCAAACGTGCTGCCGCTTTGACTCACCGGCTGCTTGCGTTTTCCCGTCGACAGACACTCGATCCCCGGCCCACCGAAATCAACAGCCTTGTCGAAGGCATGACAGAACTGATCCAGCGTACCGTGGGGCCCAGTATCACCGTGCAGACCGTCGGCTCGCAGGACAGCTGCGTCGCACTGGTCGACGCGAGCCAGCTGGAAAATGCGCTGTTGAACCTTTGCATCAACTCGCGGGATGCCATGCAGGACGGCGGCAGCATTACCATCGAAACCCGCCATCAGGTCGTGGGAGCAGCGGAAGCACCGTTGCTGGAGGTCGCCGAGGGCGAATACCTGACCCTCAGCGTGACCGACACCGGGACCGGCATGGCTGCCAACGTCGTGGCGAAGGCATTCGACCCCTTCTTCACCACCAAACCCATTGGCCAGGGCACCGGCCTGGGCCTCTCGATGATTTACGGTTTCGCCAAGCAATCCGGTGGGCAGGTTCGCATCGCCTCGGTGGTCGGGCAAGGGACAACGCTGTCCATCTACCTCCCCCGCTACCACGGGAATCCCGGCGCCCATGAGGCGCACATACTGGATGCCGCCACTCAGACTGCAGGCATTGGTGAATCGATCCTGGTTGTGGATGATGAACCCACGGTGCGCATGCTGGTGACAGAGGTGCTGAGCGAGCTTGGCTATTCAGTCATGGAGGCGGCGGACAGCGCCAGCGGGCTGAAGCTGCTTCGCTCGGACATGCGAGTCGACATGCTCGTCACCGACGTGGGCTTGCCCGGCGGGATGAACGGACGCCAGATGGCGGACGCTGCGCGCGAGCTGCGTCCGGGACTTAGGACGTTATTCATCACCGGCTACGCGGAAAGCGCGGCCATCGGCGCCAACCAGCTCGAGCCCGGCATGCATGTGCTGACCAAGCCCTTTGCCATTGAAACGCTGGCTGCGCGTGTCCGCGAGCTCATGCAAACGGCGATCTGA
- a CDS encoding DUF305 domain-containing protein has translation MKKIAAVVSVIALLAITAVRADQTEDVKQMHEAYQQSMGAMKDDMHHGMMSDDPDVAFAAGMLPHHEGAVEMAKIELKYGKDPEMLELARQIVAAQAAEIAQMKKWLKAHPAQ, from the coding sequence ATGAAAAAGATCGCCGCCGTTGTCAGCGTCATTGCGCTGCTTGCCATAACAGCCGTCAGGGCTGACCAGACGGAGGACGTCAAACAGATGCATGAGGCCTACCAGCAATCAATGGGCGCCATGAAAGACGACATGCATCACGGGATGATGAGCGACGACCCGGACGTTGCCTTCGCGGCGGGCATGCTGCCTCACCACGAAGGCGCGGTGGAGATGGCCAAGATCGAGCTCAAGTACGGCAAGGATCCGGAGATGCTGGAACTGGCGCGCCAGATCGTAGCGGCGCAGGCGGCGGAAATTGCGCAGATGAAAAAATGGCTGAAAGCGCATCCGGCTCAGTAA
- a CDS encoding GNAT family acetyltransferase: MAAITDYSDTLHRQAVIELWDAVFGYETAHNTPSLAIDKKLAVADGLFFVALTGHEVVGTVLAGYDGHRGWLYAVAVHPAHRRNGLGVQLVRHAEHALTLRGCMKINLQILSTNASVQAFYESLGYSTEPRISMGRKIESNITS; encoded by the coding sequence ATGGCTGCCATTACCGACTATTCGGACACGCTTCATCGCCAGGCCGTGATCGAACTCTGGGACGCCGTATTCGGCTACGAAACCGCCCATAACACGCCCAGCCTGGCCATCGACAAAAAGCTGGCTGTAGCGGACGGTCTCTTTTTTGTTGCCCTGACGGGTCATGAGGTGGTGGGGACCGTTCTAGCCGGCTACGACGGCCATCGTGGATGGCTGTATGCGGTGGCGGTGCACCCCGCTCATCGTAGGAATGGCCTGGGCGTGCAGTTGGTTCGTCATGCCGAGCACGCCCTGACTTTGCGGGGGTGCATGAAGATCAACCTGCAAATCCTCAGCACCAATGCCAGCGTCCAGGCGTTCTACGAGTCGCTTGGTTACTCAACCGAACCGCGCATCAGCATGGGCAGGAAGATCGAATCGAACATCACGAGCTGA
- a CDS encoding DUF1203 domain-containing protein → MGRGATEWRRSSKIARASFDEHGDSRGPASLDFLPFQPQESERERTTSTLSIKAQYPSEPTMAFRISGLCPTPFQAFYGLPDNELAALGIKRYIVDAHPGFPDRTEMKDAEVGQRVLLLNHVHQPANTPYRASHAIFVREGATQAYDAVDQIPQSMRIRLLSLRGFSDDGMMIDADVAQGTGLEPVIMQMFANPTVSYIHAHHAKQGCYSGRIDRA, encoded by the coding sequence ATGGGTCGTGGCGCCACTGAATGGCGGCGTTCATCGAAGATCGCGCGCGCCAGCTTCGATGAACATGGTGACTCGCGGGGTCCGGCATCCCTTGATTTCCTGCCGTTTCAACCGCAAGAATCAGAGCGTGAACGCACCACGAGCACGCTTAGCATCAAGGCTCAATACCCCTCGGAGCCAACCATGGCCTTTCGCATATCCGGACTTTGCCCCACACCTTTTCAGGCCTTCTACGGATTGCCTGACAATGAACTGGCAGCGCTTGGGATCAAGCGTTACATCGTCGACGCCCACCCCGGTTTTCCTGATCGCACTGAGATGAAGGACGCAGAGGTAGGTCAGCGCGTGCTGTTACTCAATCACGTCCACCAGCCCGCGAACACGCCCTATCGCGCCTCCCACGCCATTTTTGTCAGAGAGGGTGCGACACAGGCTTATGACGCGGTCGACCAGATTCCCCAGTCAATGCGCATTCGCCTGCTGTCACTGCGTGGGTTTAGCGACGACGGAATGATGATCGACGCGGATGTCGCGCAAGGGACCGGCCTGGAGCCAGTCATCATGCAGATGTTTGCCAACCCTACCGTCAGCTACATCCACGCCCATCATGCGAAACAGGGTTGCTACTCCGGGCGCATTGATCGGGCTTAG